The following are encoded in a window of Verrucomicrobiota bacterium genomic DNA:
- a CDS encoding DUF1501 domain-containing protein, translating to MNIADDSHDGSPPFPPASSASDTAGERVAGRGNEESRIHSAYASVNRPVALTRRELLKRCGCGFGYLALADLLHAATAVSGGATQPLAPRATHHPAKAKRIIFLFMHGGPSQVDTFDPKPKLKEHDGKGMPVSAEGAAPAPGKLLASPWEFARHGQSGLEISSVFPELARHCADDLCVIRSMHTEEPDHGQAVLKLHTGHGTLVRPSMGSWIVYGLGTLNQSLPGFITLCPSSITGGPQNYGSSFLPAVYQGTAIGQAGQPVRNARLPLSSQREQLDLIQSFNKAHAARVHRDPQLEGVIESYELAFKMQTEAPELTDLSEESDETKALYGIDQPATDDFGRQCLLARRFVERGVRFIQVSHSFKWDQHANLKRDLERNAGEVDRPIAALLQDLKRRDLLKDTLVLWGGEFGRTPTIQAGADGRDHNPGGFSVWIAGGGVRGGMAYGSTDDYGRLAVDKKVHVHDLHATLLHLLGMDHTRLTYRYAGRDFRLTDVAGNVVRDIIA from the coding sequence ATGAACATCGCCGACGATTCTCACGATGGGAGCCCGCCGTTTCCACCAGCCTCATCCGCCTCGGACACGGCCGGCGAGAGAGTGGCTGGCAGGGGGAATGAAGAAAGCCGTATCCATTCGGCATACGCGAGCGTGAACAGGCCGGTGGCCTTGACCCGGCGCGAGTTGTTGAAGCGCTGCGGGTGTGGATTCGGTTATCTTGCGCTCGCCGATTTGCTTCATGCTGCGACGGCAGTTTCGGGCGGCGCGACTCAGCCTCTGGCGCCGCGGGCCACTCATCACCCTGCGAAGGCCAAGCGAATCATTTTTCTTTTCATGCACGGGGGGCCGTCCCAAGTCGACACGTTCGATCCCAAGCCGAAATTGAAGGAGCATGACGGCAAGGGCATGCCCGTGAGCGCGGAAGGCGCGGCACCCGCGCCCGGCAAGCTGCTGGCTTCGCCTTGGGAGTTCGCCCGGCATGGCCAGAGCGGATTGGAAATCAGCTCGGTCTTTCCCGAATTGGCCAGGCATTGCGCGGACGACCTCTGTGTGATTCGCAGCATGCACACGGAGGAACCTGATCATGGCCAGGCGGTGCTCAAGCTCCACACCGGACACGGCACCCTGGTGCGGCCGAGCATGGGATCCTGGATTGTTTATGGGTTGGGCACTCTGAATCAGAGTTTGCCGGGATTCATCACCCTTTGTCCTTCGAGCATCACGGGGGGGCCTCAGAATTACGGCAGTTCGTTCCTGCCCGCCGTGTATCAGGGAACGGCCATCGGGCAGGCTGGGCAGCCTGTTCGCAACGCGCGCTTGCCGCTTTCGAGCCAGCGCGAGCAACTCGATTTGATCCAATCCTTCAACAAAGCGCATGCCGCGAGAGTCCATCGGGATCCTCAACTCGAAGGGGTGATCGAGTCCTACGAACTCGCCTTCAAAATGCAGACGGAGGCGCCGGAGTTGACCGATCTTTCTGAGGAGTCGGACGAGACCAAGGCGCTTTATGGCATTGATCAACCCGCCACGGACGATTTCGGGAGGCAATGCCTGCTCGCGCGGCGATTCGTGGAGCGGGGGGTGCGCTTCATTCAAGTGAGCCACAGTTTCAAGTGGGACCAGCACGCCAATTTGAAGCGCGATTTGGAACGGAACGCGGGGGAAGTCGATCGTCCGATCGCCGCCCTGCTTCAAGATCTGAAACGGCGGGACTTGCTCAAGGACACCCTGGTGCTTTGGGGCGGGGAGTTTGGGCGGACGCCCACCATTCAGGCCGGCGCGGACGGCCGCGACCATAATCCCGGGGGATTCTCCGTGTGGATTGCCGGAGGAGGCGTGCGGGGCGGGATGGCCTACGGTTCAACTGACGACTACGGACGCCTGGCGGTGGACAAGAAGGTTCACGTGCATGATTTGCACGCCACCCTTCTGCATCTGCTCGGGATGGACCACACCCGATTGACTTACCGTTACGCGGGCAGGGACTTCAGGCTCACGGACGTGGCCGGCAATGTCGTGCGCGACATCATCGCCTAG
- a CDS encoding protein BatD, which produces MTRLISILCLGLGLGLLARGASFTATLDESTTFVGESVTLSLSFEDIQVQAVPNFSLPEGLQISFGGQSRNLGFYNGRRKDTLVFNYLVTPLREGEFTIPSLTASVGGQSFSTQPLKLTVVKESSQPVQNDPIKQLAFVRLMTPTNTFYVGEMFPVEIRLYFQNAQEIHMPQLKGDGFTFGKMPKPREQSVQLGRKGYRLYNFKATAAAAREGSLTLGPAEISATIGIPQQRRRTRDEFGGDLFSSLFGTGIEWRRMTLKSDEVKLKILPLPTEGRPAHFSGAVGQFGLQVNAAPTSLAAGDPLTLRVQISGKGGFDALAMPATSGQEWSDFKVYPPTSKVETGDELGIQGTKTFEQVLIPESTSVRQLPAIDFSYFDPEARTYRTLSHPAIPLQVSGGSAASAQPTVLATSPAGTQPDSARRDIVHIKPHPGTLAAISTPWIERPLYWLLTVLPLLGWIGAAIWKSQNDRIERDPRLRRRMEVDRREAEGMAVLRQDADRSDSQAFFAGAFRLLQDRLGQKLDLPAASITESVIEEHLEKLGAPMELCADLRALLQACDQARFAPVQSASELRSWLDRLELGLGALADWEPGSNPHVSHSTGLENAPHRDSTMRVRSNRAPRSTN; this is translated from the coding sequence ATGACGCGGTTGATCTCCATCCTCTGCCTCGGGTTGGGATTGGGCCTTCTCGCCAGAGGAGCCTCGTTCACCGCCACCTTGGATGAATCGACCACGTTCGTGGGGGAATCCGTCACCCTCTCGTTGTCCTTCGAAGACATCCAGGTCCAGGCGGTCCCCAACTTCAGTCTGCCGGAGGGTTTGCAGATTTCCTTTGGCGGCCAGAGCCGCAACTTGGGCTTCTACAACGGGAGGCGCAAAGACACGCTGGTCTTCAACTATCTGGTCACGCCGCTGCGCGAAGGAGAATTCACGATTCCTTCCCTGACCGCGAGCGTGGGGGGGCAATCTTTCTCCACCCAACCCCTCAAACTGACCGTCGTCAAGGAATCCAGCCAACCGGTCCAGAATGACCCCATCAAGCAACTGGCGTTCGTCCGGCTCATGACCCCGACCAACACGTTCTATGTGGGGGAAATGTTTCCCGTGGAAATCAGGTTGTATTTTCAGAATGCGCAAGAAATCCACATGCCGCAACTGAAGGGCGACGGCTTCACGTTCGGCAAGATGCCCAAACCCAGGGAACAAAGCGTGCAGTTGGGCAGAAAGGGCTACCGGCTTTACAATTTCAAGGCCACCGCCGCCGCCGCGCGAGAGGGCAGCTTAACCCTGGGGCCGGCCGAGATCTCCGCCACCATCGGGATCCCGCAGCAACGCCGGCGCACGCGCGACGAATTCGGCGGTGACCTGTTCTCCTCCCTTTTCGGAACCGGCATCGAATGGCGGCGGATGACGCTCAAAAGCGACGAGGTCAAGCTCAAGATCCTACCCCTCCCAACCGAAGGCAGGCCGGCCCACTTCTCGGGAGCGGTCGGCCAGTTTGGCCTGCAGGTCAACGCCGCACCCACTTCCCTCGCCGCCGGCGATCCCCTCACCCTCCGCGTTCAGATCAGCGGCAAGGGCGGATTCGACGCCCTAGCCATGCCCGCGACCAGCGGCCAAGAATGGAGCGATTTCAAAGTCTATCCGCCCACCAGCAAAGTGGAGACGGGAGACGAGTTGGGGATCCAAGGAACCAAAACCTTCGAGCAGGTCCTCATCCCGGAGTCCACCTCCGTCCGGCAGCTTCCCGCCATCGACTTCAGTTACTTCGATCCCGAGGCGAGAACGTATCGAACCCTATCCCATCCAGCCATCCCGCTGCAAGTGTCGGGCGGAAGCGCGGCCTCAGCCCAGCCGACGGTGCTGGCCACTTCGCCCGCCGGAACGCAGCCGGACTCGGCTCGACGCGACATCGTTCACATCAAACCCCACCCGGGAACCTTGGCGGCGATCTCCACCCCGTGGATTGAGCGTCCTCTTTACTGGCTGCTGACCGTTTTGCCCTTGCTGGGATGGATTGGCGCAGCCATTTGGAAGAGCCAGAATGACCGGATCGAGCGCGATCCGCGATTGCGTCGCCGCATGGAAGTGGACCGCCGCGAGGCCGAAGGCATGGCCGTCCTCAGACAGGATGCGGACCGCTCGGATTCCCAGGCATTCTTTGCCGGCGCCTTTCGATTGCTTCAAGATCGGCTGGGGCAAAAGCTGGACCTTCCCGCTGCCTCCATCACCGAGTCGGTGATCGAGGAGCATCTGGAAAAGTTGGGCGCACCCATGGAATTATGCGCCGACCTTCGAGCGTTGCTGCAAGCTTGCGATCAAGCGCGGTTCGCCCCGGTCCAGAGCGCCTCCGAACTCAGGTCATGGCTGGACCGGCTCGAACTCGGGTTGGGAGCGTTGGCTGATTGGGAACCAGGCTCTAACCCGCATGTTTCACATTCGACTGGGTTGGAAAACGCTCCCCACCGAGATTCAACAATGCGGGTTAGATCGAACCGCGCTCCCCGTTCAACAAACTGA
- a CDS encoding VWA domain-containing protein yields MTFAHPHILWLMAIAVPAVALFLIWAWRTRQALMRQFVQSRLLAQLTVGVSPARQKIRAGLLVGAVALLFLALAGPRYGFEWEEARQRGLDIVVAIDTSRSMLATDLAPNRLERSKLEAMDLLKLARNDRLGLVAFAGSSFLQCPLTLDEDAFRQSVQVLDTSIIPQGGTDLAGAIKTALTAFKDEKDNHKILVIFTDGEDHEAGAVEAARAAAKEGLKIFTVGVGTASGEILKVRDEKGVSDFLKDGSGNVVKSRLNEPLLQELATLTSGFYLPLKGTKTMATLYEQGLAPLPKSESDSKLLKKYHERFAWPLGLGILLLMIELFIPDRKRPPAAPNTPATSSLPWGQGSGTAIAILLLLTGLPVVQASTSSAKQDFEAGRYKESAQKWDKLAQAKPDDAKLRFNAGTSALASGQLEQAAGHLEASLATPDLELQQRSYYNLGHALFQGGEQSTDAQEKLKQWESAQSRFESALKLKPADADAAHNLNYIRNRIEELKKQMEKKKDDSQKQDSKDEREDDDKPDSKEGEERSKQDQGQPDQSDREQDSKKDSRSKGEEGEPEDEKKGQQEQQPQKDPKEPEPSEKNAKESKDQNKSSDSAQQEGSEGSPAQQGSSTAAQQGQMTPDQAAKILDAQKGEERAMIFVPPKSSKQRVRILKDW; encoded by the coding sequence ATGACCTTCGCCCATCCTCACATTCTCTGGCTGATGGCCATCGCGGTGCCTGCGGTGGCGCTCTTCCTGATCTGGGCCTGGAGAACACGCCAGGCCTTGATGCGCCAATTCGTGCAATCCCGGCTGCTGGCGCAACTCACCGTCGGTGTCTCTCCAGCACGCCAAAAGATTCGCGCCGGACTGCTCGTCGGCGCCGTGGCACTGCTTTTTCTGGCCCTGGCCGGACCTCGCTACGGATTCGAATGGGAGGAAGCCCGGCAACGCGGTTTGGACATCGTGGTGGCCATCGACACCTCCCGCAGCATGCTCGCCACCGACCTCGCCCCCAACCGGCTTGAACGATCCAAACTGGAGGCGATGGATTTGCTGAAACTGGCTCGAAACGACCGGCTCGGGTTGGTGGCGTTCGCGGGTTCCTCTTTTCTCCAATGCCCGCTCACCCTGGACGAGGACGCGTTCCGGCAATCGGTCCAGGTCCTGGATACCAGCATCATTCCGCAGGGCGGCACCGATCTGGCGGGCGCCATCAAGACCGCCCTCACCGCGTTCAAGGACGAAAAAGACAACCACAAGATCCTGGTGATTTTCACCGACGGTGAAGACCACGAAGCCGGAGCGGTCGAGGCGGCTCGCGCCGCGGCCAAGGAAGGGTTGAAAATCTTCACCGTGGGCGTGGGAACGGCGTCAGGAGAAATCCTCAAGGTCCGGGACGAAAAGGGCGTGTCCGACTTCTTGAAGGATGGTTCTGGAAACGTGGTCAAATCTCGCCTGAACGAGCCCCTTTTGCAGGAATTGGCGACCTTGACCAGTGGGTTCTACCTTCCCTTGAAGGGGACCAAAACCATGGCCACGCTCTACGAGCAGGGGCTGGCGCCCTTGCCAAAATCGGAATCCGATTCCAAATTGCTGAAAAAATATCACGAGCGCTTTGCCTGGCCCCTGGGCCTGGGCATTCTCCTGCTGATGATCGAGTTGTTTATTCCAGACCGCAAACGACCGCCCGCCGCGCCGAACACGCCGGCAACGAGTTCGTTGCCCTGGGGACAAGGGTCGGGCACCGCGATCGCCATCCTGCTCTTGCTGACAGGCCTTCCCGTCGTCCAGGCGTCCACCTCTTCAGCGAAACAAGATTTCGAGGCGGGTCGATACAAGGAATCCGCGCAGAAGTGGGACAAACTCGCCCAAGCCAAACCCGACGACGCGAAACTTCGCTTCAACGCCGGCACGTCCGCCCTCGCCTCAGGCCAACTCGAGCAGGCGGCCGGCCATCTGGAAGCCAGCCTCGCCACTCCCGATCTCGAACTTCAACAACGCTCCTATTACAACCTCGGTCACGCGCTGTTCCAAGGCGGCGAACAATCCACGGACGCCCAGGAGAAACTCAAGCAATGGGAGAGTGCCCAATCAAGGTTCGAAAGCGCCCTCAAACTCAAGCCTGCCGATGCGGACGCCGCTCACAATCTGAATTACATCAGGAATCGAATCGAAGAGCTCAAGAAACAGATGGAAAAGAAGAAGGACGATTCCCAAAAACAAGACAGCAAGGACGAACGGGAGGACGACGACAAACCCGACTCCAAGGAAGGCGAGGAGAGGTCCAAACAAGACCAAGGACAGCCGGATCAATCGGATCGAGAGCAGGATTCGAAGAAAGATTCCAGGTCGAAGGGCGAAGAGGGCGAACCCGAGGACGAGAAGAAGGGCCAACAGGAACAACAACCTCAGAAGGACCCTAAAGAGCCCGAACCTTCGGAGAAGAATGCCAAGGAATCCAAGGATCAAAACAAATCCTCGGACTCGGCGCAGCAGGAAGGGTCCGAAGGATCGCCCGCTCAACAAGGATCCTCGACTGCGGCTCAGCAAGGCCAGATGACTCCCGATCAGGCGGCGAAAATTTTGGATGCCCAAAAAGGCGAGGAACGCGCGATGATCTTCGTGCCGCCGAAGTCGTCGAAACAAAGGGTGCGGATCCTCAAGGATTGGTAA